The Streptococcus oralis genome segment CCACCATGCGACGAATAATTTTTCCAGGTCCGACCAGATGCTTCTGACCGATGACCTGGTCGATGGTTTTTGGGCGCATGCGAAGCGCGAGATTGTCTGGCATAGCAGTCCTTTCTAACATGGATTTTCTGATGTATATGTGGTAAGATGGTAGTATCTATTTTAGCATATTTCCGAGCAATCGGGGCGATTAAAGAGTCGCATAGAAAGAGGACAAAATGGCAACATACGGATTTTTAGATGTTTTAGAGGAAGAGTTGGACAAGAACTTTCCCTTTGACTATGAGATTAGCTGGGATAAGCGCAACCATGCGGTTGAAGTGAGTTTTCTATTGGAAGCGCAAAACACTACAGGAGTTGAGATGGTGGATGAGGACGGAGAGGTTTCGTCAGATGATATCCTCTTTGAGGAAGCGGTTCTTTTCTACAATCCTGCCAAGTCAACAGTCAATGAAGAAGACTATTTAACGGTCATTCCTTATCTGCCTAAAAAAGGATTTTCTCGCGAGTTTTTAGCTTATTTTGCGCTTTTCCTTAAAGATACTGCCGAGGTTGGACTAGATGCGCTCATGGACTTTTTGGAAGACCCAGAAGCAGAAGAGTTCGTC includes the following:
- a CDS encoding DUF3013 family protein; this encodes MATYGFLDVLEEELDKNFPFDYEISWDKRNHAVEVSFLLEAQNTTGVEMVDEDGEVSSDDILFEEAVLFYNPAKSTVNEEDYLTVIPYLPKKGFSREFLAYFALFLKDTAEVGLDALMDFLEDPEAEEFVMEWNQEVFEEGKVGLDEGEFYPYPRY